In Oceanobacillus sp. FSL K6-2867, one DNA window encodes the following:
- the smpB gene encoding SsrA-binding protein SmpB — protein sequence MPKGQGKTIAQNRKASHDYFIEDTYEAGIVLQGTEIKSLRNGRVNIKDSHARIDRGEVKLINLHIAEYEQGNRFNHDPTRTRKLLLHRKEIDKLIGLTQQQGYALVPLKIYIKNGYAKVLIGLGKGKKKYDKREDLKQKQMKRDVDRAIKDHMR from the coding sequence ATGCCAAAAGGACAAGGAAAAACAATCGCGCAAAATAGAAAAGCATCCCATGATTATTTTATTGAAGATACGTATGAAGCAGGGATTGTATTACAAGGAACGGAAATCAAATCACTTCGTAATGGCCGAGTAAATATAAAGGATTCCCACGCAAGAATTGATCGTGGTGAAGTTAAATTGATTAATTTGCATATTGCAGAATATGAGCAGGGAAATCGATTCAACCACGATCCAACCCGAACACGTAAATTACTTCTGCATCGGAAGGAAATCGATAAATTAATCGGCCTAACACAGCAACAGGGCTATGCGCTTGTCCCTTTAAAAATTTATATTAAAAATGGCTATGCCAAGGTTTTAATTGGATTAGGAAAAGGGAAAAAGAAATACGACAAGCGTGAAGATTTGAAGCAGAAGCAAATGAAGCGGGATGTAGACCGTGCAATAAAAGATCATATGAGATAA
- a CDS encoding alpha/beta fold hydrolase, giving the protein MKIKLPQPFTFEAGPRAVLLLHGFTGHTADVRMLGRFLEKKGYTSHAPIYRGHGLPPEELIKSNPNEWWEDVNQALQHLKNLGYEEIAVAGLSLGGVLGLKLAYSTNIKAMIPMCAPMFFDNETQLNQGFKAFSKEFKQLEGKDEATIEQEVASLVENSKELFAGLGKTITEVKNNIDTIYTPVFVVQARQDRMINTESATYIYENVESDVKELTWYEDSGHVITLDKEKDQLHEDIYQFLESLDWKQ; this is encoded by the coding sequence ATGAAAATCAAACTACCACAACCTTTTACGTTTGAAGCAGGACCGCGTGCTGTTTTATTATTGCATGGATTTACAGGACATACCGCAGATGTAAGAATGCTCGGCAGATTCTTAGAAAAGAAAGGCTATACAAGTCATGCACCTATTTACAGGGGGCACGGATTGCCGCCGGAAGAATTGATTAAATCTAATCCAAATGAATGGTGGGAAGATGTTAATCAAGCATTGCAGCATTTAAAGAATCTTGGCTATGAAGAGATTGCTGTTGCCGGACTTTCGCTTGGCGGTGTTTTAGGGCTGAAGCTTGCTTATTCAACAAATATTAAAGCAATGATCCCGATGTGCGCTCCAATGTTCTTCGATAATGAAACCCAGCTGAATCAGGGTTTTAAGGCTTTTTCTAAGGAATTTAAGCAATTAGAAGGAAAAGATGAAGCAACAATTGAACAAGAAGTAGCTTCACTTGTTGAAAATTCGAAGGAGCTTTTTGCTGGATTGGGTAAAACCATTACTGAAGTGAAAAATAATATTGACACCATCTATACACCGGTATTTGTCGTACAAGCGAGACAGGACAGAATGATTAACACGGAAAGTGCGACCTACATTTACGAAAATGTTGAATCGGATGTTAAAGAGCTAACGTGGTATGAAGATTCTGGTCATGTAATTACATTGGATAAAGAAAAGGATCAATTACATGAGGATATTTATCAATTTTTAGAGAGCTTGGATTGGAAACAATGA
- the zupT gene encoding zinc transporter ZupT: MNDVLLAFLLTLFAGLATGVGSVLAFFAKTTNTKFLSFALGLSAGVMIYVSMVEIFFKAKDALTASLGETEGYWFTIIGFFAGMLFIGLIDKFIPNHSNPHEVKKVEDMEKPGAALNDPALMKMGMFTALALAIHNFPEGIATFVSTLQDPTIGIAIAVAVAIHNIPEGIAVSVPIYYATGDRKKAFKLSFLSGLAEPIGALVAILILMPFLSDILFGIIFSMVAGIMVFISLDELLPAAKRYDEAHLSIYGVMTGMAIMAVSLVLMA; this comes from the coding sequence ATGAATGATGTACTTCTTGCTTTCCTGTTAACATTATTTGCAGGACTTGCAACTGGAGTAGGAAGTGTACTTGCTTTCTTTGCTAAAACAACAAATACTAAATTTCTATCTTTTGCTTTAGGATTATCAGCCGGGGTTATGATTTATGTATCGATGGTTGAGATATTTTTTAAGGCAAAAGACGCTTTAACTGCATCTTTGGGCGAAACAGAAGGATATTGGTTTACGATTATTGGATTTTTCGCTGGGATGCTTTTCATCGGTCTTATTGATAAATTTATACCTAACCATAGCAACCCCCATGAAGTGAAAAAAGTAGAAGACATGGAAAAGCCAGGCGCAGCTCTTAATGATCCTGCTTTAATGAAGATGGGAATGTTTACAGCGTTGGCTTTAGCTATTCACAACTTTCCTGAGGGAATTGCAACATTTGTTTCTACACTGCAAGATCCAACGATTGGGATTGCTATTGCAGTAGCTGTTGCTATTCACAATATACCAGAGGGAATTGCTGTATCCGTACCAATTTATTACGCAACCGGTGATCGGAAAAAGGCTTTTAAGCTTTCCTTTTTATCAGGACTTGCAGAACCGATTGGAGCTCTTGTCGCAATCTTGATTTTAATGCCGTTCTTAAGTGATATTCTATTTGGAATTATTTTTTCTATGGTAGCAGGTATTATGGTGTTTATTTCCTTAGATGAATTGTTACCTGCAGCAAAACGGTATGATGAGGCACATCTTTCCATTTACGGTGTGATGACTGGAATGGCGATTATGGCGGTGAGTTTAGTTTTGATGGCTTAA
- the ptsP gene encoding phosphoenolpyruvate--protein phosphotransferase, translated as MKKVMGIAASSGIAIAKAYELKAPDLSFEKVIIEDTDKEVERLDQALAISKQELERIKEHTRKEIDEEHAEIFSAHLLVLSDPELVNPMKDKITTEKVNAEAALDEVATMFIDMFKAMDNEYMRERAADIQDVTKRVLAHLLGASFPDPALINEQVIVIANDLTPSDTAQLNREFVKGFATDIGGRTSHSAIMARSLEIPAVVGTKNITSTVAKDDLIIVDGLEGNIIINPTEEELETYRNKQEAYAQQQEEWAKLKDEPTFSNDGEQVELAGNIGTPDDVAGVLNNGGEGVGLYRTEFLYMGKSELPSEDEQYEAYKSVLEQMGDKPVVVRTLDVGGDKELSYLDLPKEMNPFLGYRAIRFCLDNEHVFRPQLRALLRASAYGNLKIMFPMIATLEEFRQAKAILLDEKESLKADGVKVSDDIEVGIMVEIPSTAVIAKQFAKEVDFFSIGTNDLIQYTMAADRMNEQVSYLYQPYHPAILNLVNTVIEAAHQEGKWVGMCGEMAGDSIAIPILLGLGLDEFSMSATSILPARTQIRSLSKEKMVSYKEDILAMGTAEEVVEFIKEKTE; from the coding sequence ATGAAGAAAGTAATGGGAATAGCTGCATCATCCGGCATTGCAATTGCAAAAGCTTATGAATTGAAAGCGCCGGATTTATCGTTTGAAAAGGTTATAATTGAAGATACAGATAAAGAGGTCGAACGCCTGGACCAAGCTTTAGCAATCTCAAAGCAAGAGCTAGAAAGAATTAAAGAGCATACAAGAAAAGAAATCGATGAAGAACACGCAGAAATTTTCTCTGCACATCTATTAGTGCTTAGTGACCCTGAGCTTGTCAATCCGATGAAAGACAAGATTACCACTGAAAAGGTAAATGCTGAGGCTGCACTGGATGAAGTTGCAACAATGTTTATTGATATGTTTAAAGCTATGGATAATGAATATATGCGGGAACGTGCTGCTGATATTCAAGATGTTACAAAACGCGTACTTGCACATTTGTTAGGAGCAAGCTTCCCTGATCCCGCTTTAATAAACGAACAAGTAATTGTGATTGCGAATGACCTTACCCCTTCAGATACTGCACAACTAAATCGCGAATTCGTGAAAGGGTTTGCTACTGATATAGGCGGTCGAACTTCTCATTCCGCTATTATGGCAAGATCACTTGAAATCCCTGCAGTAGTAGGAACAAAGAACATTACCTCTACTGTGGCAAAAGACGATTTAATAATCGTTGATGGACTTGAGGGTAATATTATTATCAACCCTACTGAGGAAGAACTGGAAACTTATCGCAATAAACAGGAAGCTTATGCGCAACAACAAGAGGAATGGGCAAAACTGAAGGACGAGCCTACATTCTCCAACGATGGTGAGCAAGTAGAATTAGCAGGTAATATTGGTACACCAGATGACGTAGCAGGTGTGTTAAACAATGGTGGAGAGGGTGTCGGTCTTTACCGCACAGAATTCCTGTACATGGGCAAATCAGAGCTCCCTTCTGAGGACGAGCAGTATGAAGCATATAAATCCGTCTTAGAGCAAATGGGTGATAAGCCTGTTGTAGTAAGAACATTGGATGTTGGCGGAGACAAAGAGCTTAGCTATTTAGATCTGCCAAAGGAAATGAACCCATTTTTAGGTTACCGTGCAATTCGTTTCTGTTTAGATAACGAGCATGTTTTCCGTCCACAGCTACGTGCACTGCTGCGTGCGAGTGCATATGGCAACTTAAAAATTATGTTCCCGATGATTGCAACATTAGAAGAATTCCGTCAAGCCAAAGCAATCCTGCTTGATGAAAAAGAATCTTTAAAAGCAGATGGCGTGAAAGTATCCGATGATATCGAAGTTGGAATCATGGTAGAAATTCCTTCAACTGCTGTAATTGCTAAACAATTTGCGAAGGAAGTAGATTTCTTCAGTATTGGAACGAACGATTTAATTCAATATACAATGGCAGCAGACCGAATGAATGAACAGGTTTCTTATCTGTATCAACCATACCATCCTGCAATCCTTAACCTCGTAAACACGGTTATCGAAGCAGCACATCAAGAAGGTAAATGGGTTGGTATGTGCGGAGAAATGGCTGGGGATTCTATTGCAATTCCGATTTTATTAGGTCTTGGATTAGACGAGTTTAGTATGAGTGCAACATCAATATTACCTGCTCGTACGCAAATCCGTAGCCTTTCCAAAGAGAAAATGGTTTCCTATAAAGAAGATATACTAGCTATGGGAACTGCTGAAGAAGTTGTAGAATTCATTAAAGAAAAAACAGAATAA
- the rnr gene encoding ribonuclease R: MKERILEFFKENNMKPLAVDEIERELEIDDSVDFKELVKALNVLEENGDLVRTRKNRFGLPDKMNLVKGKIQMHAKGFAFLIPEDEESKDVYIHANDLGSAMNNDKVLVRLEKTGTEGNRPEGKVIRILERSVIQVVGTFEDNRAFGFVIADDKRIPNDIFIPKGSSHGAVSGHKVIARITKYPEGRMSAEGEIIHILGHKNDPGIDIISIIYKHGIAIDFPEEVLEQATNTPDAIAPEELEGRRDLRDEMIVTIDGADAKDLDDAVTVKQLENGNYKLGVYIADVSYYIKEGSAMDAEAYERGTSVYLVDRVIPMIPHRLSNGICSLNPQVDRLTLGCEMEINTSGQVVSHEIFQSVINTTERMTYHDVNRILADKDPELRAKYEPLVPMFEQMEELAKILRSKRMGRGAIDFDFKEAKVLVDESGRPTDVVIRERSVGERLIEEFMLAANETVAEHFHWLDVPFIHRIHEDPDEGKLEKFFDFLAGLGVSVKGTANEVHPQALQKVLESLEGEPEEMIVSKLMLRSMKQAKYDPQGIGHFGLATEFYTHFTSPIRRYPDLIVHRLIRTYLINQQMDKGTQKHWKEKLPEIARHTSERERRAVDAERDTDDLKKAEFMKDKIGEEFTGVISSVMNFGMFVELENTIEGLVHVSYLTDDYYHFDERAHALIGERTANIYRIGDEVEVKVVSVNTDEHTVDFELAGTGARKKQNRKPRPPKKALQSNKTKPQKKNKKKK; encoded by the coding sequence ATGAAAGAAAGAATACTTGAGTTTTTTAAAGAAAATAATATGAAGCCTTTGGCGGTAGATGAAATAGAACGAGAGCTTGAGATTGATGATTCGGTCGATTTTAAGGAGCTTGTAAAAGCATTGAATGTGCTGGAAGAAAACGGTGACCTTGTTCGAACACGCAAAAATCGCTTTGGTCTACCAGACAAAATGAATCTCGTTAAAGGGAAAATCCAAATGCATGCTAAGGGATTTGCTTTTTTAATCCCAGAAGATGAGGAATCTAAGGATGTTTATATTCATGCAAATGATTTAGGCTCGGCAATGAATAATGATAAAGTGCTCGTTCGTTTGGAAAAAACAGGTACTGAGGGAAATCGTCCAGAAGGAAAGGTTATCCGTATATTGGAGCGTTCCGTTATACAAGTTGTTGGAACATTTGAAGACAATCGAGCATTTGGTTTCGTTATTGCCGATGATAAGCGGATTCCTAACGATATTTTTATCCCAAAAGGCAGTTCACATGGAGCAGTAAGCGGGCATAAAGTTATTGCGCGAATTACAAAATATCCAGAAGGAAGAATGAGTGCTGAGGGAGAAATTATTCATATTCTAGGGCACAAGAACGATCCGGGAATTGATATCATTTCAATTATATATAAGCATGGGATTGCAATTGATTTTCCAGAAGAAGTATTGGAGCAAGCAACGAATACGCCAGACGCCATTGCGCCTGAGGAATTAGAAGGCAGACGTGATTTGCGTGATGAAATGATTGTTACAATTGATGGTGCTGATGCGAAGGACTTGGATGACGCGGTAACGGTTAAGCAATTAGAGAATGGCAACTACAAGCTTGGTGTTTATATTGCGGATGTAAGCTATTATATAAAAGAAGGTTCAGCAATGGATGCAGAAGCCTATGAACGCGGAACTAGCGTCTATTTAGTTGATCGCGTAATTCCAATGATTCCCCATCGCCTATCAAATGGGATTTGTTCGTTGAATCCGCAAGTGGACAGATTGACGCTTGGGTGTGAGATGGAGATTAACACTAGTGGACAAGTAGTGAGCCATGAAATTTTCCAAAGTGTAATTAACACAACAGAGCGTATGACGTATCATGATGTGAATCGGATTTTAGCAGATAAAGATCCTGAACTTCGTGCAAAATATGAACCACTTGTACCGATGTTTGAGCAAATGGAAGAGCTTGCTAAAATTTTACGTTCGAAGCGTATGGGACGTGGTGCAATTGACTTCGATTTTAAAGAAGCAAAGGTGCTTGTTGACGAGAGTGGAAGACCGACAGATGTGGTTATTCGTGAGCGTTCTGTAGGAGAACGTCTCATTGAAGAATTTATGCTGGCGGCGAATGAAACGGTCGCGGAACATTTCCATTGGCTGGATGTTCCATTTATTCACCGAATCCATGAGGATCCGGACGAAGGGAAATTGGAAAAGTTTTTTGACTTTCTTGCAGGTCTAGGTGTTTCCGTTAAGGGGACTGCCAATGAAGTGCATCCACAGGCATTACAAAAGGTGCTCGAATCATTGGAAGGTGAGCCAGAGGAAATGATTGTTTCTAAATTAATGCTTCGTTCCATGAAACAAGCAAAATACGATCCACAGGGAATTGGACACTTTGGGTTGGCAACTGAATTCTACACACATTTCACATCACCGATTCGCAGGTACCCAGATTTGATTGTTCATCGCTTAATTCGTACCTATTTGATTAATCAGCAGATGGACAAGGGTACGCAAAAGCATTGGAAAGAAAAATTGCCGGAAATTGCAAGGCATACATCTGAACGAGAACGAAGAGCTGTGGATGCGGAACGTGATACGGATGATTTGAAAAAGGCAGAATTCATGAAAGACAAAATCGGTGAAGAGTTCACGGGTGTCATTAGTTCTGTTATGAATTTTGGAATGTTTGTAGAGCTTGAAAATACCATTGAAGGTCTTGTACATGTCAGCTATTTAACCGACGATTATTACCACTTTGATGAGCGGGCTCACGCTTTAATTGGAGAACGAACTGCAAATATCTACCGGATTGGTGATGAGGTTGAAGTAAAAGTAGTTAGCGTCAATACAGATGAACATACTGTCGATTTTGAACTGGCAGGAACGGGAGCGCGTAAAAAGCAAAACAGAAAACCAAGACCACCAAAAAAAGCTCTCCAATCAAATAAGACAAAGCCACAGAAAAAAAACAAAAAGAAAAAATGA
- a CDS encoding alpha/beta hydrolase: protein MEHTFWLTMNDETAVYVKKWYTENQTPKAIIQLAHGMVEHIERYNEFATFLVEKGFAVYGNDHRGHGKTGERQGLQGYFADHDGFLKTADDLYAITQHIRLQYPHTPIFLFGHSMGSFLARNYLQNYSHLIDGVILSGTGYFSTGVSALGKILAKVLPPKKQSNLMNHLSFSRNNQKINDKKHGYEWLSRDEAIIQEYVKDPFSGFVPTGRFFYDLLSGILSMQNKKRNQSIRKDLPMLIISGDADPVGDYGKGVWKTAGIYEKTGLESITVMLYPDGRHEILNEINRMEIFTDINRWIVLHL from the coding sequence ATGGAACATACCTTTTGGCTTACGATGAACGATGAAACTGCTGTTTATGTAAAGAAATGGTATACCGAGAATCAAACACCCAAAGCCATTATCCAGCTGGCACATGGGATGGTCGAACATATTGAACGATATAATGAATTTGCCACGTTTTTAGTTGAAAAGGGTTTTGCCGTGTATGGGAATGACCATAGGGGGCATGGTAAAACAGGTGAAAGACAAGGTTTGCAAGGTTATTTTGCAGATCATGATGGATTTCTAAAGACAGCAGATGACTTGTACGCGATAACACAGCATATTAGGCTCCAGTATCCTCACACTCCGATTTTTCTCTTCGGTCATAGTATGGGGTCCTTTCTAGCAAGAAACTATCTACAAAACTATAGTCATCTAATTGATGGAGTCATTCTATCAGGCACTGGTTATTTCTCAACTGGTGTATCTGCACTTGGCAAAATACTTGCGAAAGTATTGCCACCCAAAAAGCAATCTAATCTTATGAACCACCTGTCTTTTAGCAGGAATAACCAAAAAATAAACGATAAAAAGCATGGATACGAGTGGTTATCAAGGGATGAAGCAATTATTCAGGAATACGTTAAAGATCCTTTTTCCGGTTTTGTTCCCACAGGCAGATTTTTCTATGATTTGCTATCCGGTATTCTTTCTATGCAAAATAAAAAACGGAATCAATCGATACGTAAAGATCTTCCAATGCTAATCATTAGTGGTGATGCTGATCCAGTAGGAGATTATGGAAAAGGTGTTTGGAAAACCGCTGGCATATATGAAAAAACTGGACTAGAAAGCATAACGGTCATGCTCTATCCTGACGGTCGACATGAAATATTGAACGAAATCAATAGAATGGAAATATTTACTGATATTAATAGATGGATTGTGCTTCATTTGTAA
- a CDS encoding metalloregulator ArsR/SmtB family transcription factor — translation MAKDICEVTCINEEKVTRAKQHLTEQNPMEVAKIFKALSDDTRIKIAYALSSEGELCVCDVANIIDSSMATASHHLRLLKNLGLATYRKKGKLVFYSLDDEHVKQLVEIAFQHQKEAIKVE, via the coding sequence ATGGCGAAAGATATTTGTGAAGTTACTTGTATTAATGAAGAGAAAGTGACAAGAGCTAAACAGCATCTTACTGAACAAAACCCTATGGAAGTAGCTAAAATATTCAAGGCATTGTCTGATGATACAAGGATCAAGATTGCTTATGCTTTATCATCAGAAGGCGAATTATGCGTTTGTGATGTAGCAAATATTATAGACTCTTCAATGGCTACAGCATCCCATCATTTGAGATTATTGAAAAACTTAGGGTTAGCAACATACCGAAAAAAAGGGAAGTTAGTTTTTTATTCATTAGATGACGAGCATGTTAAACAGCTTGTCGAAATAGCCTTTCAGCACCAGAAGGAGGCTATTAAGGTTGAATGA
- a CDS encoding nitroreductase, producing MQERRTIHSFKQQEVDKALLKKIFTYGTWAPTHYMKEPWKIKVYQGKGKQDFVGSIIQSYQRIGMIKQGNDPKTVKMIASMTKFLLDIPHHALIYFEIEDDSIRYEEDFAAVCAFIQNVQLAAWGYGVGMLWTITPYMHDKEFMKAIGLKESKTKIAAVMQIGYPEKIPHNKGRSPIEEKLTFIET from the coding sequence ATTCAAGAACGCAGAACCATTCATTCCTTTAAACAGCAAGAAGTGGACAAAGCATTATTGAAAAAAATATTTACATATGGAACCTGGGCACCGACGCATTATATGAAGGAACCATGGAAAATTAAAGTATACCAGGGAAAAGGAAAACAGGACTTTGTTGGGTCCATTATACAAAGCTATCAACGGATTGGAATGATCAAACAGGGCAATGATCCAAAAACAGTGAAAATGATTGCTTCAATGACAAAATTCCTTCTGGATATTCCTCATCATGCACTGATTTATTTTGAAATTGAAGATGACTCCATTCGCTATGAAGAAGACTTTGCAGCAGTGTGTGCATTTATTCAAAATGTACAGCTAGCAGCATGGGGATATGGTGTAGGCATGCTCTGGACGATAACACCCTATATGCACGATAAAGAATTTATGAAAGCCATAGGTTTAAAGGAAAGCAAAACAAAGATTGCAGCTGTTATGCAAATTGGCTATCCAGAAAAAATTCCGCACAATAAAGGAAGAAGTCCGATTGAGGAAAAATTGACTTTTATTGAGACATAG
- a CDS encoding heavy metal translocating P-type ATPase: MNDTVKSVTEHKHVYRVEGFSCANCAGKFEKNVKQIPGVEDAKVNFGASKINVFGNTTIEELEKAGAFENLKVVPEKPIQHTSQTVQKDYIEEKIPFYKKHSTLLTSIMFLFFGYLSLFVNGEGNLITTLLFLASMLIGGLSLFRVGLQNLIRLEFDMKTLMTVAVIGGAIIGEWAEVAVVVILFAISEALERFSMDRARQSIRSLMDIAPKEALVRRNGQELKVHVNDIVVGDIMLVKPGQKIAMDGLVVNGYSAVNQAAITGESVPVEKSIDDNVYAGTLNEEGILEVEITKLVEDTTISKIIHLVEEAQGERAPAQAFIDKFAKYYTPIIMIVAALVAIIPPLLFGGSWETWVYQGLAVLVVGCPCALVISTPISIVSAIGNAAKKGVLIKGGIYLEEMGSIKAIAFDKTGTLTKGVPIVTNFELLNQQIEGKELLSVIAALEYRSQHPLASAIMKKAEEENIAYAHIRVEDFSSITGRGIEGTVNGTTYYIGSPQLFSELFVPDFTQAFEDKVKYLQNQGKTVMIIGAEQHILGIIAVADEVRETSKEVIQKLNQLGIKKTIMLTGDNKGTADAIGASVGVSDIQSELLPQDKLDYMKQLRSEFGNVAMVGDGVNDAPALAASTVGIAMGGAGTDTALETADIALMADDLRKLPFTVKLSRKALNIIKANITFAIAIKFIALLLVIPGWLTLWIAILSDMGATVLVALNSLRLIRVKE, translated from the coding sequence TTGAATGATACAGTAAAATCCGTAACAGAACATAAACATGTCTATCGCGTTGAAGGGTTTTCCTGTGCAAATTGTGCAGGAAAGTTCGAAAAAAATGTAAAACAAATTCCAGGCGTAGAGGATGCGAAAGTCAATTTTGGAGCTTCCAAAATTAATGTTTTCGGAAACACAACTATTGAAGAGCTGGAAAAAGCAGGTGCTTTTGAAAATCTTAAAGTAGTTCCTGAAAAACCTATACAACATACTTCACAAACGGTTCAAAAGGATTATATAGAAGAGAAAATCCCTTTTTATAAAAAACATAGTACTTTACTTACTTCGATAATGTTTCTATTTTTTGGTTACCTTTCTTTATTTGTAAACGGTGAAGGAAACCTTATTACTACATTATTATTTTTAGCATCGATGCTAATCGGAGGTCTATCCCTTTTTAGAGTCGGTTTACAAAACTTAATTCGCCTGGAATTCGACATGAAGACGCTGATGACAGTTGCTGTGATAGGTGGTGCCATTATTGGAGAATGGGCAGAGGTTGCTGTTGTAGTTATTCTTTTCGCAATCAGTGAGGCACTGGAGCGATTTTCAATGGATAGGGCAAGACAATCGATTCGTTCCTTAATGGATATCGCTCCTAAAGAGGCTCTCGTTAGGCGGAATGGGCAAGAATTAAAAGTTCATGTAAATGATATTGTTGTTGGGGATATCATGCTTGTAAAGCCTGGTCAAAAAATTGCAATGGACGGTTTAGTCGTAAATGGCTATTCTGCTGTCAATCAAGCAGCTATTACAGGTGAATCAGTACCTGTTGAAAAATCAATTGATGATAATGTATATGCAGGTACGTTAAATGAAGAAGGAATACTCGAAGTTGAAATAACAAAGCTTGTAGAAGATACAACGATTTCTAAAATTATTCATCTTGTAGAAGAAGCACAAGGGGAACGAGCTCCCGCACAAGCTTTTATCGATAAATTTGCGAAATATTACACCCCAATCATCATGATCGTCGCAGCACTCGTTGCGATCATTCCACCTTTACTCTTTGGTGGTAGTTGGGAAACATGGGTATATCAAGGCTTAGCCGTTCTTGTTGTTGGTTGTCCTTGTGCTCTAGTCATATCAACTCCGATTTCTATTGTTTCAGCGATTGGGAATGCTGCCAAAAAAGGTGTCCTCATCAAAGGTGGAATCTATTTAGAAGAAATGGGTTCCATAAAGGCGATTGCATTTGATAAGACGGGTACGTTAACAAAAGGAGTTCCAATTGTAACAAATTTTGAATTGCTGAACCAACAAATTGAAGGAAAGGAACTACTTTCTGTAATTGCAGCTCTAGAATACCGTTCACAACATCCGCTTGCTTCAGCAATCATGAAAAAAGCAGAGGAAGAAAATATCGCTTACGCACATATAAGGGTGGAAGACTTTTCATCAATTACCGGTCGAGGTATTGAAGGTACTGTAAATGGAACAACTTACTATATAGGAAGTCCACAACTCTTCAGCGAATTATTTGTTCCTGATTTCACTCAAGCATTCGAAGACAAGGTTAAGTACCTTCAGAATCAAGGGAAAACGGTCATGATTATTGGAGCCGAACAACATATCCTTGGCATTATTGCAGTTGCTGATGAAGTACGTGAAACAAGTAAAGAAGTGATTCAAAAATTAAATCAATTAGGCATCAAAAAGACAATTATGTTGACCGGTGATAATAAAGGTACTGCGGATGCAATTGGTGCATCCGTAGGTGTATCTGATATTCAATCAGAATTGTTGCCGCAAGATAAATTGGATTATATGAAACAACTGAGATCAGAGTTTGGCAATGTAGCGATGGTAGGTGATGGTGTCAATGACGCACCTGCATTGGCGGCCTCAACCGTTGGTATTGCAATGGGCGGAGCTGGTACAGACACAGCTCTGGAAACGGCAGACATCGCTTTAATGGCAGATGATTTAAGGAAGCTTCCATTCACTGTAAAACTTAGCCGGAAAGCGCTAAATATAATTAAAGCTAATATTACTTTTGCGATTGCGATTAAATTTATTGCCTTATTACTGGTTATCCCAGGCTGGTTGACGCTTTGGATTGCCATCCTTTCAGATATGGGAGCAACCGTTCTAGTAGCGTTAAATAGTTTACGACTTATACGAGTTAAGGAATGA
- the secG gene encoding preprotein translocase subunit SecG: MASVVNILLVIDAIVMIALVLLQSGKSAGLSGAISGGAEQLFGKQKARGIDLILHRGTVITGVLFFILAFLSAYVLQ, from the coding sequence ATGGCAAGTGTTGTGAATATATTATTAGTAATTGATGCAATTGTGATGATAGCTTTAGTACTATTACAATCTGGAAAAAGCGCTGGGCTTTCCGGAGCTATCTCAGGTGGTGCAGAGCAATTATTCGGTAAGCAAAAGGCACGTGGGATTGATTTAATTCTCCATCGTGGAACGGTGATTACTGGCGTATTGTTCTTTATATTAGCTTTTTTAAGTGCATATGTATTACAATAG